The DNA region GTCTGGTCAAGAGTGGCCACAGTTGATAGAGCTCTGGTTTTACAGCCAGTCTGGGTGAAGAACACCAaggaaaatctctctctctctctctctcagtactagagatcaaacccaggggtgctttaccactgagtaacatctccagccctttttattttgagagagggtctcgttaagttgcccaggccggcctcagacttgcaatgctcctgctcctgcctcagcctcctggtgcctgggattgcaggtgtgcaccaccacatcttcTTCCCgaccccccagtgctggggatccgaCCCAGGGCCCCTCATcccatgataggcaagtgctgtaccaccgagctgcatccccagcctcccctgaGTTTTATTGACAGATAATTGACAAACAAAATCCTTACAAGGCTGTTGAAACATACCATCCATTACCATTAACTATGTCACCTCGCTGTGCAGTCGCTGGGAACTCCTCCTGACGGATGGTGACTCGGTACCTGTGGAATACTCTCTCGCCTTTCCCCACTCCACCTTTCAAGAGAAAAATTGGATGCTATCTATCAAAACTCCATATCCACACTCTCTCTTAGAATCTGGCTTGAAGATACCCTTAACCCTGTAAACACACACGAGTGAACATTGCCAATAATTGTACCTATGGGAAGGTTTGATTTAGAGCCCGGCTCACTGCTGGCCCTAATCGAATCTTTGCCAGCAACGCTACCCAGTTTCTAATGGAGCATGAAAAATGGCCTCAGAGCTGGATTCCCTCACCTCCAGGGCAGCTGGTTCAGGCGAGGGGCTTCAGGACTCAGGACGCTCTCTCCCGTCCACAGGGGCTCACCTGGTTTGGGTTCCCTGCCACACTTTCATCTCCATCTAGAACCCGTATTGGAGGCGCGGAGAATCAGTGATCCTCTTCTGAACTTAGGTCTGTCCTTGGCACCCACAGCCTCCCCCCAGATccacaatttatttttagaaataagatgCACTGAACAGGACACAGGCAGAAGAGGACTCTGCCCGAGTTCCAACCCTGCCCGTTCCTGAGCCCCACGGGCTGAGATGCCTGCAAGTTCCACACGATGCTGCTCAGATCTGCTGCTGGGAGACTTGTCCCCTCCCGTTCTGGAGTATTTTGATGCTGATTCTTGTGACCATTTCAGGAAAGAGATTTCAGATATTCTTACTCCAGggaaatgatacatttttaagGTGATAGATGAGCTCCTCACTCTCATTTGGTCATTCTACACTGTGCTCATGTActgaaacatcacattgtacatcCTAAGTATATCCAGTTattatctgtcaattaaaaatgaagctaaactaataaaattttaaagcactttATTAAGGTGGGATTGACATGtaaaaaactttatatttaatGTCTACCACCCAGTGAGTCTGGGGTAAGTGCACACCTGTGAAGTCATCTCCACCAAGGACAGACACACATCCATCACTTGTAAGCCCCGCCGCCCTTATTGTTATCCTTATTCTGTGATGAGCAGAGAGACTGGCGACGTCTGAGAGACATCGGTGACCTTGTGGGTTGTCTGTGCAGATGCCGGCTCTCTGGTGTTGAAAATGTCCTGTGGTTATGTCACCACTGGGTGGGTGGCTGAAGGGGACGTGGGTGCTCTGCTGCAGTCGGCACTCAGAGCCGCAGGTCCATGCTGGCAGATTCCACCAGGGATGGAGGATATTCTGGAGAAGTTGCCCCGAGGAAGCGTCCTTGTGTGTATTCTCTAAGCAGCACCGGGTAACAATGGTTCCTGGAGCGGTTACCCTGTATCGGGTATCACAGGTCATCCAGATACTTGGAAGCATGCTGTGGTTGTGTGCTGTGCCTCGGTTACATGCCAACACTGCCCCATTTTccataagggacttgagcatcctcagattttggttTGGGGTCACTCTGGAAACAAACTCCGTCAGATAACAAGGAATGATGACTCTTTTGTGTGTGAAACTGTAACCATCTCCAATAgctaaaagcaacaacaacaaaattaaaacatcttAATGAAGATGTagacatatataatacataaatatagtaaagaaatatttgttcaaaattaGTTTACAACGTTGCTGGGCAGGACCCCCAGGAGGCGGGGCAGGTGGAGCCACACCCCAGCATCTGTGGAACGTGTGGTTACCGCTGGCTTCTGGCTTCCTGAGTCAGTTGCAAGAAGGAAACGCTGCACCCGGTGATGACAGATCCAAAGCATCAGAGCAAAGCCTCATCCTCTGCTCTGGGCTCGTGGCGGGCAGGCGGGGAGAGCGCTGCCTGCTCCGCCTGAAGCCAGGGTCGGTCGGGCTCCGGCAGAAGGCGCTATGAGCGCAGAATCCCTGTGGCTGCTCTGCCTCGGTAGGTCTCCAGTGGGCGCTAGGGCTGGATGGGGGTGGGTTCACGCCCGGGAAGGTGGAGTGCAGGAATGGATGGCCCTGCGAGGGTGCGTCAGAGCTGGCCGCCTCGGGCTGTGCGCATCCTGAGAGACGGGAGCCCAGGCGCAGGGCTCGGGGACTCCCAGCCTACTCCAGGAGAAAGGCAGTGCTCCGCGGGCATCTCCAAGGCTGCCCTCTGACTGTGCCCTCTTGCGGAGGGCGTCCCTATGGGCTACAGCGGACAGGGGCTGTCCTCAGTTTGAGCCTACCCTTATCAAACGGCCGACACTGTGAAAAGCAAGGTGTGGACAGAGGGAACAGGGTAGCCCAGAGGTGCCCTCCTCTGCCCTGTGCTCCTTAGGTGGCTGCTGAACCCCAGCGCAGCCAACCTGGCATAATGGGAACTATTCTCTCTCAAGTGCTGGCAATGCCCATTCCTTACCAGGGTGCCGAGGGGCTCTGCTCCCTGCCCCTCTGCCTGGCTCTGGCACCAGCGATCCTGTGTATTCTTTGCCATGTGGATGTATTGCTgcaatctctgcctctgtccttACTCAGCTTGTGTGTggatgcccccccccccttcttcgTCTCTGTGTCTCTTATCCTCCACTTACAGGGACAGCGGTCACATCAGAGGATGGCCCCACTTAGCCTAACTCTTCACGTTTGTAAAGCGGGATACTGTCCACAGTTGTGGGAGCTGGAACTCAATTGTGTCTCCTGGGGACACAAGTGAACCTTTAACACCCTCCTCCTCTGGCTGTAGTACTCTTCCAGAAGCAGGTCTGTGACACAGGACGGGCCAGTCTGACACTGCTGGACGTTTTTAGACCAGCAGTGAGATGGGGACTTCTTTCCTCCCCGAGTGTGACCTACAAAGATGCAAGACTGTAGCTCCTACAGCCCTGTTCCTGGGCCCCTTCTGCTCCAGCCGGCGTCCCAAGGGAGCCAGACAGGAAAGCCAGGAGAACAGAGCCTGGAGTGTTGGCACTGCCGGGCACCGATAGGCAAGGCGTGCACGTGAGCCAGAGCCACCTATCAGTCTTCCGCTTCGTTTTATTTGGGgtgaacttttaatatttaaatttatgtaggTCTTGACTAGACAGGGTAAGAACACCAATGCACATAAAATCTTAAAGTTATTACTTCCAAGTGTATGAGGTGGTGACTGAGTCTCTACTGGTGACGTTCAGCAGCACCTTGTCAGGTTCCGAGACCCTCATCAGCCTGCAGGACCTTTGGTGCTTCCTCCCCATATGTTGGTCGCTGCTCCCAGCATCCACTCTGTCTCTCCGGACTCTCCCGTTCTGGATGTAGcataaaatggaatcatatcCTGGTGGCCTTGGTGCCTGACTTTgttcacttagcatcatgtttCTGAGGTTCACCCACATCGTAGCATAAATCGTACTCCCTTCTTTTCTGTGGCTGAATAACTCTACAGAGAAGTGTAGATCTCACCAGGTGCTGTGTTCAAAGGACCTGTCAGACTGTAGCTAGTTTTTGGTAATCCAGTAGCAGGTCTTCTACACACTCTCAGCATTTACCTACAGCTACAATTTTAACATCTGTAccgtctctgtgtgtgtgttgccatACTCCAATGCAGAGCCGTGCAGTTCCCGCGCTGTTTAGGGGCTGTTGCCTTCCGTCAAGTGGGAAGAGCAACACTGGAAACCTAGCTCCCCAGCCAGGCACAgaagcgcacacctgtaatcccagcagctccggaggcaggaggatccacaagttcaaagccagcctcagcaaaagcaaggcactaagcaactcagtgagaccctgtctctaaataaaatacaaaatagagctgggggtgtggctcagagtttagtgcccctgggttcaatcccctaaacaaaaagagaaaagaaagaaagaaactgagctCCCCAGAAGAGGATGGTAATGTAAACTCCCAACTACCGGATCACCAAAAACTAGCTCCAGTTTATAGGTACTGAAGAGAAGCTTGCAGAGAGCAGAGCCAGGTTGACACGGGCCCCTTGACATGGGTCCCCCTGGAGGACAGTCCCCACCTACCCTCATGGCCCTACCCACGCTCACACAGCTGAAGTCCTGTCTAAGGCCctgcctctctccttcctggggaGGCTGGCGTCCGTGCTCTGACTCACCACTTGGTTCAAAACAAGGACAGACAGCCTGAGACAGTTGGTGGCTCCAGAGACATACTAGCTTCCCCCAGAAAAACGTTCCAGGCTGGTGTCCCATTCCCCCGGGGGCTCCTCAGGCTCCCTTCCCAGGAAGACCTCAAGAAGGAGCAGAAGGGGGGCTAGAGCAGGCAGCTGGCCGGCCTGAGGGAGGGGCCTGAATCTCCAGGGAGGCAAGGGGTCCCTTTGAAGGAGTAGAAAACCCTCTGCACACCCCCACGGTAAAGCGACCTTTGCATTTATGTAAGTGTGTGACTGAGAACCACAACCTTGGAAAATGCCCGCCGTgcgaggggggaggggggaggccgAGGTGAGTGATTTCTACCTGGTGAAGGGACTGATCCTGAAAGGGTTGTGGGAGTGTCCCTCTGTGCGCAACTTCTGAATGACAACAGTGAGGCCCGGAGCAAGCCGGGGGAACTATGGGGACCTACAGAGGTTAACCTGGGTTGTTGCGCTCTCTCCTGGTTGCACGCGAAGCCAGGCGCACAGCCATCTCTCAAAAGCATCCTCTCTTCCAGGGCTGTGCCTGGGCCTTGCAGACCAGGGAGAGAACGGTGAGTGTCCCCCGGTCCCCTGGCGTTCCTGCACTCCACATTTTCTGGCCTTCTCCTCCAATCCTCCTGATTCCAGATGAAGATGCAGTTAACTCTGAATTCTTTCCAGAGAAACTTCCCAGGCCCTGGCTCTGTGCCTGGCCTAGCTCTGTGGTGGAACTGGGGAGCAGTGTGACTCTGCAGTGCCAGTCTGGTTTCCAGAATGCCACCTTCATGCTGGGGAAGTTGCACGACCCCGGGTTCAAGCAAGAGCAGAGCTCAGCAGAAACCAAGGCTGAGTTCCCCCTGGCCAGCCTGCAGCCTGAGGATGCCGGGGGCTACTTCTGTGCCTACAAGACGGCAGCCACTGGCCAGTGGTCAGAGCAGAGCCAGCGCTTACAGCTAGTGGTCACAGGTGAGGGGGCGGCCTGAGATCACCTCCTTCTGCTGCAGTGGGCTGGGAAGAAGGAATCCAGGAGCCAAGAAAGACCTGGGGGGAGCCGGGGAGGTGGGAGCCGAGTGTGGGGATTCCCGGGGGTCTTCATGATGCGGATGTGGGGGGAGTTTTAGAATATAATCAATTAATTAAGGGTTCAAGGTACAGGGAGGCCATCAGTCGAGGAGACACCTGCCGCTGAGACAGCTGGTGACTCAGTGCCTGGGGAGGAGCTCACTGCGCCACAGAGGCCCCATGGCAGGGAGCCAGGGCTGCTCAGGCCACAGAGGGAGGGGGAACTGCGGGCAAGAGCCACCTTGTATTTCCATAGGAAAGAGTAGGTTGGGACCCGCTCCTTGTCCCGGGGTGCTCCTGGTGGCTTGCACTTGGTcctgggtggtggggaggggggctgTGGTCCTGAGTATGAGAGCCCCGTGGGGCAGGGGGCTGGCATGGGGCTCTGGATGGGGTGATTGGCACTGGAAAGCCAAAGCCTGACAATGGGATTAACCAGCCCAGCTGTTAAGGGGAGTCCCTTCAAGGCCACCAAGGCCCCAAGGCATGTGGGGCCTCTCAGCCCTGGCTCTTCccctcactcctcctcctcctccaggatcCTGGCCAGCACCTTCCCTCTCAGTCAGTGCAGACCCCGGGGCTGCTCCAGGTCACAGGACGCTGCGATGCCTGACTCCAAACAATGGCTCTGAGTGCCTCATCACCGCTCTGCTGAGAACAGGCACCCCAGACCCCGTGCAAGTCAAGGAGGGGAGAGAAAACCAAACCAACTTCACGCTCCGCGAGTCGAGCGAGGACAGGGGAAACTACAGCTGTGTGTACTACCAGTGCGACTGGCCACACCTGGGCTCCTCCCGCAGCAGCCGCCTGGAGATGCAGGCGACAGGTGAGGATTCAGGTGATGACGCTGACTTTGGGCACGTGTCCAGCGTTTTCTATGCTCCAGACTCTACAATAAGCAACTTACCTCCATTAGCGTGTTCAGTCGTCTCTCCCTATGAGGGTGGTTTTTGCTTATAGAGATTAGGGGTGACCTCCTAGGTACACAAAGATAATTAGCCTCACAATGCTGTTCAAAcataagtttaaaattaattcCTATTAATGCCAAAGAAAAGCCAGAAAGAATGACCGGTACACTCTGAGGGACGTAGGGAAGGTGACCAGTGGAATGTGGGGCTCATGGGAGGTGGCTGCATAAGCACCTGAGATCTCAAGGAAGGAGCATaaggggtgatttttttttttgcattttttcatccatccatccatccatctatccttcctttcctccaACTATCCTTCTATCATTCATCTTcacatcatccatccatccacccatccatcctttcttccaactatccatccacccatccatccattcacccggcatccatccatccatttattcactcatcatccctccatccctccatcatTTTGTCTACCAATCACTCAACATTCTTCTTCAAGTGACCGAAGTTGCTCCCAGTAGGAGAATCCCTGGGGAACTTCACAATAACCAGCGTGTGTACAAGTAGCCACGTATCCACGTCTGTGGCTTAGCTTGGACTTGGGACTTGAAGACAACATTTGATTTTTGACTACCCCTTTGGAAGGCTCAAGATAATTGGTGCTCCAGCCATGTGTTCCTCACCCTGaaattaatttcctattttatcccTAATAACTTTTTCTTGCagtcttaagaattttttttttatccatactTTAGACCTAAAGTCGTGGTGCTAGTTTGCCAGGTCCCAGCTGTTTGCTGGTAGATTGTCTATTCTCCCCTGATCCTCTCTTTCTCAGCTGCCTGTTATGCCAACAGACAGGCTATACTACCACTTTTCAGTGATTCAATTATTCAGACCTCCTTCTCCATTCAGAACGTTTGTTGCTTTGCAAACCACTTTCTCGTTATTGCCCCTCACCTATTACAAAATGAGAACATGAATGCTTCtgttacagaagaaaataaattaaaagtatacaGCACAAAGTGGCTGTTCATTTACCCTACAAACCTAGATACTTTGATATGTAGTATCAGCAGTAACAGACAGATCAGTTCTCTTGGTCAATAGGAGCATACATCATTtttggggggagaaaaaaaaataaataagaagatatgaagcttatgttttaaaaaaataatagataaaccaagtgtggtggtgcacacctgtaatcccagcttctcagatAGTAGATAATtacaggtgtggtggtgcaagcctgtaatcccagctactcaggaggctgaggcaggaggaggcaaattcaaggccagcctgggcaacttagagagactctgtctctaaataaaaaaataaagggactggggaagtgactcagtggtagagtgcacctgggttcaatgaaaaaaaaaaaagttatagatGGAGAATAAATGATAACTAACTAACCAACTAACTAGCCACAACTCTAGCAGCTTACAACAGCCGTTTATGCATGCCGTGGTGTTGGTGGGTTGGGAGGCCAGGCAGCACCTAGCTGGTTCCCTGCTCGGGGTTCCCAGGCTGCGGCCCGGTGTCAGGCAGGGCTGGGCTCTCATCTGGAGGCCTGACTGTGGAAGAGGCTGCTTCTCCTCTCCATTGCTTCTCCAGAGCCcacaggagagaggcagagaggggggggggagacttCTCCCCTAGCAAAACAATCTCCTGTGGACTAATGTCACCACTGGAGGGACATCCCATAACCTTTGCATATCTGTCGTTAGAAGCAAGCCACAGGTCCCCGCACTCAGGGAGAGGGGACAgcacacaggtgtgcacacaggAGCTCGGGCTGATGAGGGACCTGGAGTCTGAGCCGCAGGCATGGAGGACAGGAGTGACCCGGCCATGCTGACCTCTGGGGAAGGGCATCCAGGAGGGAGAACAGTAGGAGCGAGTTCCCAGAAGTACCCATGTCTGGGAATGGTCGGGAAGCAGAAAGGAAGATGGAGAGGGGAGAGCAGGGTGAAGGGTGGGGCCCGAGTGGCCTGGAGCAGGAGTATCTGACCCGCCCACAGACTCTGCTCTGAGGCACTGGAAGCCCCGGCTTTAAGGACCTCTGGCTCTGGGACGGCAGAGGCTTGGAGGAGCCCAGGAGGGTGCTGGCAGCTGTATCTCAGGCAACGGGACactttattttaacatatttagtTGTCAAGGCGATAATGATTATCACGGTCAGGTTAC from Marmota flaviventris isolate mMarFla1 chromosome 18, mMarFla1.hap1, whole genome shotgun sequence includes:
- the Vstm1 gene encoding V-set and transmembrane domain-containing protein 1, with translation MSAESLWLLCLGLCLGLADQGENEKLPRPWLCAWPSSVVELGSSVTLQCQSGFQNATFMLGKLHDPGFKQEQSSAETKAEFPLASLQPEDAGGYFCAYKTAATGQWSEQSQRLQLVVTGSWPAPSLSVSADPGAAPGHRTLRCLTPNNGSECLITALLRTGTPDPVQVKEGRENQTNFTLRESSEDRGNYSCVYYQCDWPHLGSSRSSRLEMQATDETDGPGAPSTKTGTAGERSHSPGSGGDGQEEVRQQTLCFHGRSQRSRTEVLAGVTVPEMRDSVLLWRVPGRPQKHPCRHLQLPGHRPPPHLCLPGGRVDTARSSHSKCDKQETSDFAHLENSPVPEVTHVELNADLPSEVASVPAEVPPASREGAELEV